In Silene latifolia isolate original U9 population chromosome X, ASM4854445v1, whole genome shotgun sequence, the following proteins share a genomic window:
- the LOC141620553 gene encoding protein FAR-RED IMPAIRED RESPONSE 1-like, producing MAGGTQKKWRGGEIKSKLVVCNREGFAHKTPSKDRDDGLVGEKSQRIFRVTRVGCKARIQLYMKNGLLLIDRFHEGHNHELISLKDREFQKLSRNITDYHKMIIVSNSRLKIGATKTYRISKEQVNGFENIGASLNDFKNFHRDVKCFIHKRDGQLFVDHFKEMTETRICFYFDYDLDDDGSLRRAIWADGVDHHKRSVTFCGALIAREDYESFNWVFSRFLQAMGGKEPEYIIAYQDPGIIKSVPLVFKTARHRFCMWHIMNKMPSKFGVSRSDYNDFMCKINDIIWDDELEAAEFDGIWEQIIEDHGVGVNDWFADTYAIRGQWVMAHCRDLRMASIMRTTQRSESKTSFFKRFEHKSGTLVEFWMCFESAMDQQRHTQKQLDNMDKHSSAAASTHLALEIHAVKVYTYSAFQKFKEEAIFSIDTCRTGGFTERGELEVTTVKDSSRKENF from the exons atggctggag GTACACAAAAAAAATGGCGTGGCGGTGAGATCAAGTCAAAGCTCGTCGTCTGCAATCGAGAAGGTTTCGCTCACAAGACGCCCAGTAAAGATCGGGATGACGGACTGGTTGGGGAGAAGTCACAGAGGATATTCAGGGTCACTAGAGTGGGGTGTAAAGCGAGGATACAACTATATATGAAGAATGGTCTTTTATTAATTGACCGGTTCCACGAGGGTCACAATCACGAGCTTATTTCACTTAAGGACAGAGAGTTCCAGAAATTGTCGCGTAACATAACAGATTATCACAAGATGATAATCGTTTCGAACTCAAGG ctgaagataggagcaacAAAGACATACAGAATCTCCAAAGAACAAGTGAATGGATTCGAGAATATTGGAGCAagcttaaatgattttaagaacttccataggGATGTTAAATGTTTCATTCACAAACGGGATGGTCAGTTGTTTGTTGACCATTTCAAGGAAATGACTGAAACAAGAATATGTTTCTACTTTGACTATGACCTTGACGATGATGGCAGCCTACGTAGGGCCATATGGGCAGACG GTGTTGACCACCATAAACGATCTGTGACGTTCTGTGGGGCTCTAATTGCAAGAGAAGATTATGAGTCATTTAATTGGGTTTTCAGCCGGTTTTTACAAGCAATGGGGGGTAAGGAACCCGAGTACATAATTGCATATCAGGACCCAGGTATTATCAAATCTGTCCCTCTTGTTTTCAAGACAGCGCGCCATCGGTTctgtatgtggcatataatgaacaaaatgCCCAGTAAGTTTGGTGTCTCTAGGAGTGATTATAATGACTTCATGTGTAAAATTAatgacattatatgggacgatgaGCTTGAAGCAGCAGAATTTGATGGTATCTGGGAGCAAATAATTGAAGATCATGGTGTTGGTGTAAATGATTGGTTTGCAGATACGTATGCTATAAGGGGACagtgggtgatggcgcattgcagaGACTTGAGGATGGCGTCGATTATGAGGACGACTCAAAGATCAGAGAGCAAAACTAGCTTTTTCAAGAGGTTTGAGCATAAGTCAGGAACattggttgagttttggatgtGTTTTGAGAGCGCTATGGACCAACAAAGACATACACAGAAGCAGCTTGACAACATGGATAAGCACTCGTCCGCAGCGGCGTCAACACATCTGGCATTAGAGATTCATGCTGTAAAGGTGTACACCTATTCAGCTTTCCAGAAATTCAAAGAAGAAGCCATCTTCTCAATTGATACATGTAGAACAGGAGGTTTCACTGAGAGAGGCGAGCTAGAGGTAACTACTGTCAAAGATTCATCCAGAAAGGAGAATTTTTAA
- the LOC141620552 gene encoding uncharacterized protein LOC141620552: MAGAILPGSSTDIKYDIPELNGDNYKVWNEIMLLQLGWLDIDYAIQKDEPPKITKESTKKAIDLYEKWEKSNRLFIMFIKTRMCASIRGSVDQHTKVKDLIKAIDEQFATSDKALASTLIMQFSSLRLTETKGVRDYIMRMRDIAAQLKTLKITMSDSYICTSFYALFLPKYAPFKISYNTHKDKWLINELMAMCVQEEGRLLMEEGEKVNLTIASSSKRQKDHTKDKGKRKDFS, translated from the exons atggctggag CAATTTTACCTGGGAGTTCTACTGATATCAAATATGACATTCCTGAATTGAATGGTGATAACTATAAGGTCTGGAACGAGATAATGCTACTGCAGTTGGGATGGTTAGATATTGATTATGCTATTCAGAAAGACGAACCACCTAAAATAACTAAAGAAAGCACTAAAAAAGCAATTGATCTTTATGAAAAGTGGGAGAAATCTAATCGTCTCTTTATTATGTTCATAAAGACAAGAATGTGTGCTAGTATCCGTGGTTCTGTCGATCAGCATACTAAAGTTAAAGATCTAATTAAGGCCATCGACGAGCAGTTTGCAACTTCTGATAAAGCTCTTGCTAGTACCTTAATAATGCAGTTTTCATCTTTGAGGCTCACCGAGACTAAAGGTGTGCGTGATTATATCATGCGCATGAGGGATATTGCAGCCCAACTTAAGACTTTGAAAATTACCATGTCTGACTCTTACATATGCACTTCATTTTATGCACTCTTCCTCCCAAAATATGCTCCTTTTAAGATCTCTTACAACACACATAAAGATAAATGGTTAATTAATGAACTTATGGCCATGTGTGTTCAAGAGGAGGGCAGATTGTTAATGGAGGAAGGTGAAAAGGTGAACCTTACTATTGCTTCTTCTTCAAAGAGGCAAAAGGATCACACTAAAGATAAGGGAAAAAGGAAAGATTTCAGCTGA